Proteins from a genomic interval of Hyalangium ruber:
- a CDS encoding CHAT domain-containing protein, translating to MLQSPASEGARGAARRRPGHRVTSRPRWTWNFRGSRLLWLLALVAGLAAGTFALRQARRTPALERVLLAGEPTRRIEARVTHPLADHHRPFRAEPSVVPRVPLKELAWLERHQEWRALVATYLIRAQYVQARARLPQEPSTPDDASDLAVVALQEKDFNEALRLLDVALDAAPRHPQALWNRALVLRELDLPFLAANAFDEVARLGEPGWSEEARAEALRLRQDIQARRLAWATLQANVRSPGGLTRLVSSSFSELPGTARVVFYKAVRSSPSRDAVLALLPIAQQLDALQGDASLEGYVRHVAQRDFRKRAPLARDYGLLLQDAHANPEELLKQALAAGEEDIAMGVMLDQGTIAQHPEVFAALIKNSDDPWVRMMGEGKLAMQEFSSGRAGRAGQVEAALVALHTGCDAQRFAYRCLDIAKSLTDLYIALDRLAEAQGLASRSLALARASGEWAFERTFLQELSNIAISRYESPLARAYLQESLERDPEQCVYVHQNLANLAMLDFDIPGERRHMELALQCGQPLTKLGAYLLAELARFGVSDWEVEQFHRTLDALRRSSSSSGTRVWLRFIEGQFELERDRDKGRHLLRQAIEEARRLPDTDLDARNTRAHGYSALILDAGRDVRAEGIEELLALVAEDRRIAVPMRCAVVVEDGHSRLLIVVRGAQGEVLTHFDGARTRSLGNGEGVIPAHQLEALRGCQQVEVLASPSALGSTRILPTEMAWSYRVGHTVHPPPGPEARRLIVHNVEPPRELGLPNLSVRTLRPGTPGVIELRGAQATLPRVLAEMEQATEIEIHAHGLSRPELFDAPFVALTRGSDGQYALTAARLRQHPLKRAPVVFLAACGTASRNPLSHKQAFGLPDAFIEAGASAVLAATVEVPDTVGLFFEAVGRRIRDGAPPAVALGAERAAWLKTRPQERWVGDVLIFE from the coding sequence ATGCTCCAGAGTCCAGCGAGCGAGGGAGCACGGGGGGCAGCGCGCCGGCGGCCTGGGCACCGGGTGACGAGCCGTCCCCGGTGGACCTGGAACTTCCGAGGTTCGCGCCTGCTCTGGCTGCTAGCCCTCGTGGCGGGGCTGGCCGCCGGCACCTTCGCGCTCCGCCAAGCTCGGCGGACGCCCGCCTTGGAGCGTGTCCTGCTCGCGGGGGAGCCGACGCGACGCATCGAGGCTCGGGTCACCCATCCCCTGGCGGATCACCATCGCCCGTTTCGAGCCGAGCCCTCAGTGGTCCCCCGAGTCCCCTTGAAGGAATTGGCGTGGCTCGAGCGACACCAGGAGTGGCGCGCGCTCGTCGCGACCTACCTCATCCGCGCCCAGTACGTTCAGGCCCGAGCCCGGCTGCCTCAAGAGCCCTCGACTCCCGATGACGCCAGTGATCTGGCGGTGGTCGCTCTTCAGGAGAAGGACTTCAATGAAGCGCTGCGCCTGCTGGACGTTGCCCTCGACGCGGCTCCCAGGCATCCGCAGGCCCTGTGGAATCGGGCGCTGGTGCTGCGCGAGCTGGACCTGCCCTTCCTGGCGGCCAACGCCTTCGATGAGGTGGCCCGCCTGGGGGAGCCGGGCTGGAGCGAGGAGGCCCGCGCGGAGGCCTTGCGGCTGCGCCAGGACATCCAAGCGCGGAGGCTTGCCTGGGCCACGCTCCAGGCGAATGTGAGGTCTCCTGGGGGACTCACCCGGCTGGTGTCCTCTTCCTTCAGCGAGCTGCCGGGCACGGCGCGGGTGGTCTTCTACAAGGCCGTCCGGTCCAGCCCCAGTCGGGACGCGGTGCTCGCGCTGCTTCCCATCGCCCAACAGCTCGATGCGCTCCAAGGCGATGCCTCGCTCGAGGGCTACGTGCGCCATGTGGCCCAACGCGACTTCCGCAAGCGGGCGCCGCTGGCACGTGACTATGGCCTCCTCCTTCAGGACGCGCACGCGAACCCGGAGGAGCTCCTGAAGCAGGCGCTCGCGGCAGGCGAGGAGGACATCGCCATGGGAGTGATGCTCGACCAGGGAACCATTGCCCAGCACCCGGAGGTCTTCGCGGCCCTGATCAAGAACTCCGACGATCCCTGGGTCCGGATGATGGGGGAGGGGAAGCTGGCCATGCAGGAGTTCTCCTCCGGGCGTGCCGGACGCGCCGGGCAGGTCGAGGCGGCGCTGGTGGCACTGCACACGGGCTGCGATGCGCAGCGGTTTGCCTATCGGTGCCTCGACATCGCCAAGTCCCTGACCGATCTCTACATCGCCCTGGACCGACTCGCGGAGGCCCAGGGGCTCGCCAGCAGGAGCCTCGCGCTGGCGAGAGCGTCGGGAGAATGGGCCTTCGAGCGGACGTTCCTGCAGGAACTCAGCAACATCGCCATCTCGCGGTACGAGTCTCCGCTGGCGCGCGCGTACTTGCAGGAGTCACTCGAGCGGGATCCCGAGCAGTGCGTCTACGTCCACCAGAACCTGGCGAACCTCGCCATGCTCGACTTCGACATTCCCGGAGAGCGGAGGCACATGGAGCTGGCGCTCCAGTGCGGGCAGCCCCTGACGAAGCTGGGCGCCTATCTGCTGGCGGAGCTGGCGCGCTTTGGCGTCTCCGACTGGGAGGTGGAGCAGTTCCATCGCACCCTGGATGCGCTCCGTCGCTCCTCGTCCTCTTCGGGCACGCGGGTCTGGCTGCGCTTCATCGAAGGGCAGTTCGAACTGGAGCGGGATCGGGACAAGGGGCGGCACCTGTTACGCCAGGCCATCGAGGAGGCCCGGCGTCTGCCAGACACGGACCTGGACGCGCGAAATACCCGTGCGCACGGCTACTCCGCCCTCATCCTCGATGCGGGCCGCGATGTTCGTGCAGAGGGCATCGAGGAATTACTGGCGCTGGTGGCCGAGGACCGCCGCATCGCCGTCCCCATGCGCTGCGCCGTGGTAGTGGAGGACGGCCACTCCCGCTTGCTGATCGTGGTGAGAGGTGCCCAGGGAGAGGTGCTGACGCACTTCGATGGGGCACGGACGCGCTCGCTCGGCAACGGAGAGGGCGTCATCCCCGCGCACCAGCTCGAAGCGCTTCGGGGCTGCCAGCAGGTGGAAGTCCTCGCCTCTCCGTCGGCGCTGGGGAGTACCCGCATCCTCCCCACCGAGATGGCCTGGAGCTACCGGGTGGGCCACACGGTTCATCCCCCACCGGGCCCCGAGGCCCGACGGCTGATCGTCCACAACGTCGAGCCCCCGCGAGAGCTGGGCCTGCCGAACCTCTCCGTGCGGACCCTTCGGCCCGGGACGCCGGGCGTCATCGAACTCAGAGGTGCCCAGGCCACGCTCCCCCGCGTGCTCGCGGAGATGGAACAGGCCACCGAGATCGAGATCCATGCCCATGGACTCTCGCGCCCGGAGCTCTTCGATGCGCCCTTCGTCGCGCTGACCCGAGGGAGCGATGGGCAATACGCGCTCACCGCCGCCAGGCTTCGCCAGCACCCGCTGAAGCGCGCACCCGTGGTGTTCCTGGCCGCCTGTGGCACGGCCTCTCGAAACCCCCTGTCACACAAGCAGGCGTTTGGATTGCCGGATGCGTTCATCGAAGCGGGCGCCAGCGCCGTGCTGGCCGCCACGGTGGAAGTGCCCGACACCGTGGGCCTCTTCTTCGAGGCCGTGGGCCGGCGCATCCGGGACGGTGCTCCTCCGGCGGTAGCCCTGGGAGCCGAGCGAGCCGCGTGGCTGAAGACCCGTCCTCAAGAAAGGTGGGTAGGGGACGTCCTCATTTTTGAGTGA
- a CDS encoding CAP domain-containing protein, giving the protein MYLNRTAFFLMGTVLLAGCGAEERTEVTPEGVLGESLQVEAEGLAGERELTALAYCDDVTTWPAASTDFENQVLTLVNQRRAAGATCGGVAKPAVPALTLDTRLRCAARKHSMDMAVNNIFSHTGSNGSTPFQRMNLAGYTYKYAGENIAAGYSTPSAVVTGWMASTGHCNNIMNVNYKHLGVGYYLRSGSTYSHYWTQDFGAQ; this is encoded by the coding sequence ATGTATCTGAACCGTACTGCCTTCTTCCTGATGGGGACTGTGCTGCTGGCGGGCTGTGGCGCCGAGGAGCGCACCGAAGTGACGCCAGAGGGCGTGTTGGGCGAGTCCCTCCAAGTAGAAGCCGAGGGCCTTGCCGGGGAGCGGGAGCTCACGGCCCTGGCCTACTGTGATGACGTAACCACCTGGCCGGCGGCGTCGACGGACTTCGAGAATCAGGTGCTCACGCTGGTGAACCAGCGGCGCGCGGCGGGGGCCACGTGTGGCGGGGTCGCCAAGCCGGCGGTGCCCGCGCTCACCCTGGACACGCGGCTGCGCTGCGCTGCGCGCAAGCACTCCATGGACATGGCGGTGAACAACATCTTCAGCCACACCGGCTCGAATGGCTCCACGCCCTTCCAGCGGATGAACCTGGCCGGCTACACCTATAAGTACGCGGGGGAGAACATCGCCGCCGGGTACAGCACGCCGAGCGCGGTGGTCACCGGCTGGATGGCCAGCACGGGGCACTGCAACAACATCATGAACGTCAACTACAAGCACCTGGGCGTGGGCTACTACCTCCGCTCCGGCAGCACCTACAGCCACTACTGGACGCAGGACTTCGGCGCCCAGTAG
- a CDS encoding class I SAM-dependent rRNA methyltransferase gives MAARTLPTVRVSLKGAKSLRRGTPWLYRTELAEPPSVEARGAVVAVVDPQGNPIGQAFYAQRSPLALRLLTRRPPSEEPVDEAFFRRRLEAALARRAPLKQRDGLRLVHGEADLLPGLFVDRYGTGLTLQTLSEGMDARKEWAARALVELTGATHVVCRDDASGRDFEGLKREVVLLHGKGEARFTYHEGENRFEVDLLGDMKTGAFLDQVDNHLRAGELARGEALDLFSYHGGFALALSRSCDSVLAVEQDPKAAERARENAARNGRANVTVENANAFDVLRRFADTGRRFDTVVLDPPGLAKRREGLATALRAYHELNLRAFKCLKPEGLLVTCSCSGKLGREAFEEMVLSAAEDAKRPVQILERRGAGLDHPVFGGLLETEYLKALYVRAL, from the coding sequence ATGGCTGCCCGAACCCTTCCCACTGTCCGTGTCAGCCTCAAGGGCGCCAAGAGCCTGCGCCGAGGCACCCCCTGGCTCTACCGCACCGAGCTGGCCGAGCCCCCTTCCGTGGAGGCGCGCGGCGCGGTGGTGGCGGTGGTGGACCCGCAGGGCAACCCCATCGGCCAGGCCTTCTATGCCCAGCGCTCGCCGCTGGCGTTGCGCCTGCTCACGCGCCGCCCTCCCTCCGAGGAGCCGGTGGATGAGGCCTTCTTCCGCCGTCGCCTGGAGGCCGCGCTGGCGCGCCGCGCGCCGCTGAAGCAGCGGGACGGGCTGCGGCTGGTACACGGCGAGGCGGACCTGCTGCCGGGCCTCTTCGTGGACCGCTATGGAACGGGCCTCACGCTCCAGACGCTCTCGGAGGGCATGGACGCGCGCAAGGAGTGGGCGGCGCGGGCGCTGGTGGAGCTGACAGGGGCCACGCACGTGGTGTGCCGGGACGATGCCTCCGGTCGCGACTTCGAGGGCCTGAAGCGCGAGGTGGTGCTGCTGCACGGCAAGGGCGAGGCGCGCTTCACCTACCACGAGGGCGAGAACCGCTTCGAGGTGGACCTGCTGGGCGACATGAAGACGGGGGCCTTCCTGGACCAGGTGGACAACCACCTGCGCGCCGGAGAGCTGGCCCGGGGTGAGGCGCTGGACCTGTTCAGCTACCACGGTGGCTTCGCGCTGGCGCTCAGCCGCTCGTGCGACTCGGTGCTCGCGGTGGAGCAGGATCCCAAGGCGGCCGAGCGGGCCCGGGAGAACGCCGCGCGCAACGGCCGCGCCAACGTGACGGTGGAGAACGCCAACGCCTTCGATGTGCTGCGGCGCTTCGCCGACACGGGCCGCCGCTTCGATACGGTGGTGTTGGACCCGCCGGGGCTCGCCAAGCGCCGCGAGGGCCTGGCCACGGCGCTGCGCGCCTACCACGAGCTGAACCTGCGGGCCTTCAAGTGCCTCAAGCCCGAGGGGCTGCTGGTCACCTGCTCCTGCTCTGGCAAGCTGGGCCGCGAGGCCTTCGAGGAGATGGTGCTCTCGGCGGCCGAGGACGCGAAGCGCCCGGTGCAGATCCTCGAGCGGCGCGGCGCGGGGCTGGACCACCCGGTCTTCGGCGGGCTGCTGGAGACCGAGTACCTCAAGGCGCTCTACGTCCGCGCCTTGTAA
- a CDS encoding metallopeptidase family protein — MSRRGLLALCLLLGACQRSSSEPAPAEPVSSAAHTSAPTPVAAPVAEAARPAASTPAVAPLAVCRTDGAPPFEAARRYYDEGRFEEALSCAAQAAALDPDFAPAHAERGVALAALDRVPEAQMAFARALAIDPGSPDALLGAAHLYAVQLPSSRERDELGLLYAEQGLSQPGMPSDLVVQFALLSAMAFNDLGQAEEALARASIVLAREPESHEAIYERALALFELCRFADAKAAFTALVNDVEHGPHAHHHLGLLLEREGKWKQAQVHFDKARELAPEDFPVPPLPSEPDFRAAVARAVEGLPEDMRKDLQGVPVTTEEIPADADLLSGQPPLSPTILGLFRGPPLAEPCDGTETPCRSVVLYRRNLARAVNSPAELVEQIQVTLLHEVGHLRGEDDEELAARGLE, encoded by the coding sequence ATGTCGCGGCGCGGTCTGCTCGCCCTCTGCCTCCTGCTTGGTGCCTGTCAGCGCAGCTCCTCGGAGCCTGCTCCGGCGGAGCCTGTCTCCAGCGCTGCGCACACTTCCGCACCCACCCCTGTGGCCGCGCCCGTCGCCGAGGCAGCACGGCCCGCTGCCTCCACACCCGCCGTCGCCCCGTTGGCCGTCTGTCGGACCGATGGGGCGCCCCCGTTCGAGGCGGCGCGCCGCTACTACGACGAGGGTCGCTTCGAGGAGGCGCTGTCCTGCGCCGCCCAGGCCGCGGCCCTGGATCCGGACTTCGCCCCGGCCCACGCCGAGCGGGGTGTGGCGCTGGCCGCGCTGGACCGGGTGCCCGAGGCGCAGATGGCCTTCGCCCGCGCGCTCGCCATCGACCCGGGCTCTCCGGACGCGCTGTTGGGCGCCGCGCACCTGTACGCGGTGCAGTTGCCCTCCAGCCGCGAGCGGGACGAGCTGGGGCTGCTCTACGCCGAGCAGGGCCTGTCCCAGCCCGGCATGCCGTCGGACCTGGTGGTGCAGTTCGCCCTCCTGTCGGCCATGGCCTTCAATGATCTCGGCCAGGCGGAGGAGGCCCTGGCGCGTGCGTCCATCGTGCTGGCGCGCGAGCCGGAGAGCCACGAGGCCATCTACGAGCGGGCCCTGGCCCTCTTCGAGCTGTGCCGCTTCGCCGACGCGAAGGCCGCGTTCACCGCCCTGGTGAACGACGTGGAGCATGGCCCCCACGCGCACCACCACCTCGGTCTGCTCCTGGAGCGCGAGGGCAAGTGGAAGCAGGCGCAGGTCCACTTCGACAAGGCCCGCGAGCTGGCCCCCGAGGACTTCCCGGTGCCGCCCCTTCCCTCCGAGCCCGACTTCCGAGCGGCGGTGGCACGTGCGGTGGAAGGGCTGCCCGAGGACATGCGCAAGGACTTGCAGGGCGTGCCCGTTACCACCGAGGAAATCCCCGCCGACGCGGACCTGCTGTCCGGACAGCCGCCGCTGTCACCCACCATCCTGGGCCTCTTCCGGGGCCCGCCGCTGGCCGAGCCCTGCGACGGGACGGAGACGCCCTGCCGCTCGGTGGTGCTCTACCGCCGCAACCTCGCGCGCGCGGTGAACAGCCCGGCGGAACTCGTGGAGCAGATCCAGGTGACGCTGCTACACGAGGTGGGGCATCTGCGAGGCGAGGACGACGAAGAGCTGGCCGCACGCGGCCTGGAGTGA
- a CDS encoding serine hydrolase domain-containing protein: protein MGWVLAAVVLLGATESPAARAPKTPAPASLPGTPAGREAAVLIEVFNTGSGRAMLSFIEDHYAKPTLAQRSAKQHLDTFGTLWENTGGLIPQKVESSSELSIVLVARDKLAGDSVRLQVDVEAVDPHNILRVEVQPIEPPSNDAGRPLTDAQVASATKAYVEKLVAADAFSGAVLIAHGNKVVYQGAFGLASRAYQVPNRVDTKFNLGSMNKMFTSVAIAQLVEAGKLSYEDTVGKILPDYPNKAVAEKVTVHQLLTHTAGLGSYFNDQYMKADKSRFRDVNDYLPLFVQEPLAFEPGTSWRYSNSGFMLLGAIIEKASGQNYFVYVREHIYKPAGMTNSEAYELDRETPNLAVGYTSQGPGEQQSPTREWNNLFLHVVKGGPAGGGFSTVEDLWKFSRALQAHKLLSARSTELVTTGKVQPSPKHENDKYAYGFSDELVQGTHIVGHNGGFPGINSQLDIYLGKDYTVAVMSNYDPPAAGRVAQKVRSLLLRK, encoded by the coding sequence ATGGGGTGGGTGCTTGCGGCCGTCGTCCTGCTCGGAGCGACTGAGTCACCGGCGGCACGCGCTCCGAAGACTCCAGCGCCCGCCTCGCTGCCAGGCACGCCCGCGGGGCGCGAGGCCGCGGTTCTGATCGAGGTGTTCAACACGGGTTCAGGCAGAGCGATGCTCTCCTTCATCGAGGACCACTACGCGAAGCCGACCCTGGCCCAACGCTCCGCCAAACAGCACCTCGACACCTTCGGGACGCTCTGGGAGAACACGGGCGGGCTGATCCCACAGAAGGTGGAATCGTCGAGTGAGCTGTCGATCGTCCTGGTGGCCCGGGACAAGCTGGCCGGCGACTCGGTGCGGCTTCAAGTCGACGTCGAGGCGGTGGATCCGCACAACATCCTGCGGGTGGAGGTCCAGCCCATCGAGCCACCCTCGAATGATGCGGGCCGCCCGCTGACGGACGCGCAGGTCGCCAGCGCGACCAAGGCCTACGTCGAGAAGCTGGTCGCCGCCGATGCCTTCTCGGGCGCGGTGCTGATCGCGCACGGGAACAAGGTGGTCTACCAGGGCGCGTTCGGCCTCGCGAGCCGCGCCTATCAGGTACCCAATCGGGTGGACACGAAGTTCAACCTCGGCTCGATGAACAAGATGTTCACCTCGGTGGCGATCGCCCAGCTCGTCGAGGCGGGGAAGCTCTCGTATGAGGACACGGTGGGGAAGATCCTCCCGGACTACCCGAACAAGGCCGTCGCGGAGAAGGTGACGGTCCACCAACTCCTCACCCACACCGCGGGCCTCGGCAGCTACTTCAACGACCAGTACATGAAGGCGGACAAGAGCCGCTTTCGCGACGTCAATGACTACCTCCCGCTGTTCGTGCAGGAGCCGCTCGCGTTCGAGCCCGGGACGAGCTGGCGCTACAGCAACTCGGGCTTCATGTTGCTCGGGGCGATCATCGAGAAGGCCTCCGGCCAGAACTACTTCGTCTATGTGCGCGAGCACATCTACAAGCCCGCCGGCATGACGAACTCGGAGGCGTATGAGCTCGACCGCGAGACGCCGAACCTCGCGGTTGGCTACACGAGCCAGGGGCCCGGCGAGCAGCAGAGCCCCACCCGTGAATGGAACAACCTCTTCCTGCACGTCGTCAAAGGAGGGCCCGCGGGCGGCGGGTTCTCGACCGTCGAGGATCTGTGGAAGTTCTCCCGCGCGCTCCAGGCGCACAAGCTGCTGAGCGCCAGGTCCACGGAGCTCGTCACCACGGGCAAGGTGCAGCCCAGCCCCAAGCATGAGAACGACAAGTATGCCTATGGCTTCTCCGATGAGCTCGTCCAGGGCACGCACATCGTCGGCCACAACGGCGGCTTCCCCGGCATCAACAGCCAGCTCGATATCTATCTGGGCAAGGACTACACCGTCGCGGTGATGTCGAACTACGACCCGCCCGCCGCGGGGCGCGTCGCCCAGAAGGTCCGTTCACTGCTGCTTCGGAAGTGA
- the ahcY gene encoding adenosylhomocysteinase, whose translation MRAAADLKKFTDYHVADISLADWGRKEIAIAETEMPGLMAIREEFAKTQPLKGARIAGSLHMTIQTAVLIQTLEAIGAEIRWASCNIFSTQDHAAAAIAAAGTPVFAYKGETLEEYWEYTHRIFEWADGGAPNMILDDGGDATLLVHLGSKAETDPSVLNNPGSEEEIALFASIKKRLASKPGWYTKLAQSIQGVTEETTTGVHRLYQMAKEGKLKFPAINVNDSVTKSKFDNVYGCRESLVDGIKRATDVMIAGKVAVVAGYGEVGKGSAQALRGLQAQVWVTEIDPICALQAAMEGYRVVTMEYAADKADIFVTATGNFKVITHEHMKRMKNNAIVCNIGHFDNEIDVASLKQYQWENIKPQVDHIIFPDKKRIILLAEGRLVNLGCGTGHPSYVMSSSFANQVLAQVEIFANPGKYKPGVYMLPRHLDEKVARLQLTKLGADLTDLSDEQAKYIGVSKAGPFKSDHYRY comes from the coding sequence ATGAGGGCTGCAGCCGATCTGAAGAAGTTCACCGACTATCACGTTGCCGACATCTCCCTGGCCGACTGGGGCCGCAAGGAGATCGCGATCGCCGAGACCGAGATGCCGGGCCTGATGGCGATCCGCGAGGAGTTCGCCAAGACGCAGCCGCTCAAGGGCGCGCGCATCGCCGGCTCGCTGCACATGACCATCCAGACGGCGGTGCTCATCCAGACGCTGGAGGCCATTGGCGCGGAGATCCGCTGGGCTTCGTGCAACATCTTCTCCACGCAGGACCACGCCGCCGCCGCCATCGCCGCCGCGGGCACCCCCGTGTTCGCCTACAAGGGCGAGACGCTCGAGGAGTATTGGGAGTACACCCACCGCATCTTCGAGTGGGCCGACGGTGGCGCGCCGAACATGATCCTCGACGACGGCGGTGACGCCACGCTGCTGGTCCACCTGGGCAGCAAGGCCGAGACGGACCCGTCCGTGCTGAACAACCCCGGCAGCGAGGAGGAGATCGCCCTCTTCGCCTCCATCAAGAAGCGCCTGGCGTCCAAGCCCGGCTGGTACACCAAGCTGGCCCAGAGCATCCAGGGCGTCACCGAGGAGACCACCACGGGCGTCCACCGGCTCTACCAGATGGCCAAGGAGGGCAAGCTGAAGTTCCCGGCCATCAACGTCAACGACTCGGTCACCAAGTCGAAGTTCGACAACGTGTACGGCTGCCGTGAGTCGCTGGTGGACGGCATCAAGCGCGCCACCGACGTGATGATCGCCGGCAAGGTGGCCGTGGTGGCCGGCTACGGCGAGGTGGGCAAGGGCTCGGCGCAGGCGCTGCGCGGGCTGCAGGCCCAGGTGTGGGTCACCGAGATCGACCCCATCTGCGCGCTGCAGGCGGCCATGGAGGGCTACCGCGTCGTCACCATGGAGTACGCGGCGGACAAGGCCGACATCTTCGTGACGGCCACCGGCAACTTCAAGGTCATCACCCACGAGCACATGAAGCGGATGAAGAACAACGCCATCGTGTGCAACATCGGCCACTTCGACAACGAGATCGATGTGGCGAGCCTCAAGCAGTACCAGTGGGAGAACATCAAGCCGCAGGTCGACCACATCATCTTCCCGGACAAGAAGCGCATCATCCTGCTGGCCGAGGGCCGGCTGGTGAACCTGGGCTGCGGCACCGGTCACCCCAGCTACGTGATGAGCTCCTCGTTCGCCAACCAGGTGCTGGCGCAGGTGGAGATCTTCGCCAACCCCGGCAAGTACAAGCCGGGCGTGTACATGCTGCCCCGTCACCTGGATGAGAAGGTGGCCCGCCTGCAGCTCACCAAGCTGGGCGCGGACCTGACTGACCTGTCCGACGAGCAGGCCAAGTACATCGGCGTGTCCAAGGCCGGCCCGTTCAAGAGCGACCACTACCGCTACTAA
- a CDS encoding glycoside hydrolase family 3 N-terminal domain-containing protein, with protein MRAVLRSSLVSLALVLAVVGDAAAQTKTRKGFVERTPDEARVERVLQSLSLREKVGQLVLAYPQISKEGPVEVGGVLFVGATLRKIDAAKEKIRSSRARARLPPFFAVDIEGGGFNRLDRHPSLKGLPSAREMAAMPDTEVETWGTRVGGAMREVGLNMNLAPVFDVSPSGHMFRNGRAFSGDAEVVKKKATAFSRGLARAGVVAIGKHFPGYGDLDADSDHERATVDWDEARVRAEASVFRAADRYLGGVMMSNIVYSKFGSKPAILEPALVALAHENGWITVTDDVAIRALAEQIGAEQEEVVRLAFLAGNDLILTTAPPDWDKGMDYFGILTKLAQSDPKLTEKLDAAVRRVLRLKDRMGLLEGHPLATTEGAAP; from the coding sequence ATGCGAGCAGTGCTTCGTTCATCACTGGTTTCCCTGGCGCTCGTCCTCGCGGTCGTCGGTGACGCGGCCGCCCAAACGAAGACGCGGAAGGGCTTCGTCGAGCGCACCCCCGACGAGGCGCGCGTGGAGCGCGTCCTCCAGTCGTTGTCGCTGCGCGAGAAGGTGGGGCAGTTGGTGCTCGCCTATCCGCAGATCAGCAAAGAGGGGCCCGTGGAGGTGGGCGGCGTGCTGTTCGTGGGCGCGACGCTGCGGAAGATCGACGCGGCAAAGGAGAAGATCCGCTCGAGCCGCGCCCGCGCCCGGCTTCCTCCCTTCTTCGCGGTGGACATCGAGGGCGGCGGCTTCAACCGCCTCGACCGGCACCCCAGCCTCAAGGGCCTGCCATCCGCGCGGGAGATGGCGGCGATGCCGGACACCGAGGTGGAGACGTGGGGCACGCGCGTCGGCGGGGCCATGCGCGAGGTGGGGTTGAACATGAACCTCGCCCCCGTGTTCGACGTGTCCCCCTCGGGCCACATGTTCCGCAACGGGCGCGCCTTCTCGGGAGATGCCGAGGTGGTGAAGAAGAAGGCCACCGCTTTCTCCCGTGGCCTGGCCCGGGCGGGCGTGGTCGCCATCGGCAAGCACTTCCCCGGCTATGGCGACCTGGACGCCGACTCGGACCATGAGCGCGCCACCGTCGACTGGGACGAGGCCCGCGTCCGCGCGGAGGCCTCGGTGTTCCGCGCCGCGGACCGGTATCTGGGCGGGGTGATGATGTCGAACATCGTCTACTCGAAGTTCGGCTCCAAGCCGGCCATCCTCGAGCCCGCCCTGGTCGCCCTGGCCCATGAGAATGGGTGGATCACCGTGACCGATGACGTGGCCATCCGTGCGCTGGCCGAGCAGATCGGCGCCGAGCAAGAGGAGGTGGTGCGGCTGGCGTTCCTCGCTGGCAACGATCTGATCCTCACCACCGCGCCGCCGGACTGGGACAAGGGCATGGACTACTTCGGCATCCTGACGAAGCTGGCCCAGTCGGACCCGAAGCTGACCGAGAAGCTGGACGCGGCGGTCCGGCGCGTGCTGCGCCTCAAGGACCGGATGGGCCTGCTGGAGGGGCACCCCCTCGCGACCACGGAGGGCGCGGCGCCGTAG
- a CDS encoding alpha/beta fold hydrolase, which translates to MERFIEVNGIRLHYLDHPGGAPLLVLMHGLSANAHCFDGLVEAGLSPRFRVVSVDLRGRGLSDKPPSGYSMAEHARDILGLLDALGTGPVVLGGHSFGGLLSFYIAAHWPERVSRLLILDAAGAMHPRVRELIQPSLDRLGKVLPSVDAYLAAMKQAPYLEGMWNAGLEAYYRADVKENPDGTAQARSSPQALAEAVENALGEPWPELLPRIRQPTLLLHAPNGFGVAGTPPVVPREQALETVRTLPNGRYVEVPGNHYTMLFGGNASAVVQAITEQLMAPNP; encoded by the coding sequence ATGGAACGCTTCATCGAGGTCAACGGAATCCGGTTGCACTACCTGGACCACCCAGGCGGGGCGCCGCTGCTGGTGCTGATGCATGGGCTGTCAGCCAACGCCCATTGCTTCGATGGGCTGGTCGAGGCAGGGCTGAGCCCGCGCTTCCGGGTGGTCTCCGTGGACCTGCGGGGTCGGGGGCTCAGTGACAAGCCGCCGAGTGGCTACTCCATGGCGGAGCACGCGCGCGACATCCTCGGGCTGCTGGATGCCTTGGGGACGGGACCGGTGGTCCTGGGAGGGCATTCCTTTGGTGGCCTGCTCTCCTTCTATATCGCCGCGCACTGGCCCGAGCGCGTCTCCCGCCTGCTCATCCTCGACGCCGCTGGCGCCATGCACCCCCGGGTGCGAGAGCTGATTCAGCCTTCGCTGGATCGACTGGGCAAGGTGCTACCCTCCGTGGACGCCTATCTGGCGGCGATGAAGCAGGCGCCGTACCTGGAAGGCATGTGGAACGCGGGCCTCGAGGCGTACTACCGGGCGGATGTGAAGGAGAACCCGGACGGTACGGCGCAGGCGCGCTCGTCGCCCCAAGCCCTCGCCGAGGCGGTGGAGAACGCCCTGGGCGAGCCGTGGCCCGAGCTCTTGCCTCGCATCCGTCAGCCCACCCTCCTCCTCCATGCGCCCAACGGCTTCGGTGTCGCGGGCACGCCTCCCGTGGTTCCCCGGGAGCAAGCCCTGGAGACGGTGCGCACGTTGCCGAATGGCCGCTACGTCGAGGTGCCTGGCAACCACTACACGATGCTCTTCGGCGGCAATGCCTCCGCCGTGGTGCAGGCCATCACCGAGCAGCTCATGGCGCCCAATCCCTGA